From one Lysinibacillus sp. G4S2 genomic stretch:
- a CDS encoding globin-coupled sensor protein → MFWKNKNKQIDHAFILLDSNIKMNIQNGSEIEKQIKMIHFSIEELQVLKNLQPFIVEKIDDIVDYFYKSLALEDSLLRLITNNSSVDALKKTLKLHILDMFSGIIDDEYFIKRARIAQMHVKIGLQTKWYLSAFQNLFITVIEIIEKNLSEKELYYSSVKALSKLFNLEQQIVLEEYDKEISRIKEKSNKQVETTKNQVVNSTENLAAISEQTNASFQELHILCTEMIEIVNTGKELSTLAEERAENGKLQISKQNSNMKKVHEAVQIISIDIDELLKITKEVQGIIDIVTKIADQTNLLSLNAAIEAARAGENGRGFAVVAEEVKKLSEVTKKSVLNVAHLVLSTVSNVEKLSTSLDMINKSVHDEHQIMKQTNIFFEQILNSMKETQEHNKHLQDELEIFIGVVNELGKSFEEVTLSADGLASFANELNN, encoded by the coding sequence ATGTTCTGGAAAAATAAAAATAAACAGATAGATCACGCCTTTATATTACTCGATAGTAATATAAAAATGAATATTCAAAATGGCAGTGAAATAGAGAAACAAATAAAAATGATCCATTTTTCGATAGAAGAGTTACAAGTATTAAAAAACTTGCAGCCATTTATTGTAGAAAAAATAGATGACATTGTTGATTATTTTTACAAGAGTCTAGCATTAGAAGATTCTTTATTGAGATTAATTACTAATAATAGTTCAGTGGATGCTTTGAAGAAAACTTTGAAATTACATATTTTAGATATGTTTTCTGGAATAATTGATGATGAATACTTTATAAAAAGAGCTAGAATAGCACAAATGCATGTGAAAATTGGTTTGCAGACAAAATGGTATTTAAGCGCTTTTCAAAATTTGTTTATTACAGTTATTGAGATTATCGAAAAGAATCTTTCTGAAAAAGAACTTTATTATTCTAGTGTAAAAGCACTCTCAAAATTATTTAACTTAGAGCAACAAATAGTTCTTGAAGAATATGATAAAGAGATAAGTAGAATTAAAGAAAAATCAAATAAACAGGTAGAAACAACTAAAAACCAAGTTGTGAATTCAACTGAAAATTTAGCAGCAATTTCAGAACAAACTAATGCATCATTTCAGGAATTACATATACTTTGCACAGAAATGATAGAGATCGTAAATACCGGAAAAGAGTTATCTACTTTAGCAGAAGAGAGAGCTGAAAATGGAAAATTACAAATAAGTAAACAGAATAGTAATATGAAGAAGGTTCATGAGGCAGTCCAAATAATCTCCATAGATATAGACGAATTGTTAAAGATTACAAAGGAAGTTCAAGGCATTATAGATATCGTCACGAAAATAGCAGATCAAACAAATTTATTATCTTTAAATGCAGCAATTGAAGCAGCAAGGGCTGGCGAAAATGGCAGAGGATTTGCAGTTGTAGCAGAAGAAGTTAAGAAACTATCAGAAGTAACGAAAAAATCAGTCTTGAATGTAGCTCATTTAGTTTTATCCACCGTATCTAATGTGGAAAAGTTATCTACTTCACTTGATATGATTAACAAATCTGTTCATGACGAACATCAAATTATGAAACAAACAAATATATTTTTTGAGCAAATTTTAAATTCTATGAAGGAAACACAAGAACATAATAAACATTTACAAGATGAACTGGAGATTTTTATCGGTGTGGTAAATGAGTTGGGGAAATCATTTGAAGAAGTTACATTGTCAGCTGACGGACTTGCTAGTTTTGCTAATGAATTAAACAATTGA
- a CDS encoding HD domain-containing phosphohydrolase translates to MSKKMPKELTYYLKLGDAVVIVGEDQLIIDVNEQYETITGYKREFLIGFSVEDLKSSATPFVMYKSLKNTLRNGKPWSGTMVNVNKSLEIRHSFITITPIDIKGIIYYVGVMRMAEQLLIEEVDQKQIDQKELFKLLALSSEMRDVDIAEHLLNVQKLTEEFLLSLFEERTYNLSVDYISNVVQYSVLHDIGKSSIPESILYKTGSLTIYEKRIMEMHPLIGVDVLDKLSHEMNNKLFQDIEIAQNIIKFHHENWDGTGYPMGLKGEEIPFEARVISIVDVYDALVSNRAYKEAWTKEEALAYLNEQKGIKFDPNLVEVFVEKVIGKNSILLK, encoded by the coding sequence ATGAGCAAAAAAATGCCAAAAGAATTAACGTATTATTTAAAATTGGGTGATGCAGTTGTAATTGTTGGTGAAGATCAATTAATTATTGATGTAAATGAACAATACGAAACGATCACCGGCTATAAAAGAGAATTTCTAATTGGGTTTTCAGTAGAGGATTTAAAATCGAGTGCAACGCCATTTGTTATGTATAAATCGTTGAAAAATACATTAAGAAATGGAAAGCCGTGGTCTGGGACAATGGTTAATGTCAACAAATCATTAGAGATAAGGCACTCATTTATAACAATCACTCCAATTGACATAAAAGGAATTATTTATTATGTAGGAGTAATGCGCATGGCAGAACAACTATTGATAGAGGAAGTGGATCAGAAACAAATAGATCAAAAGGAGTTATTTAAATTGTTAGCTCTATCAAGTGAAATGCGCGATGTAGATATCGCAGAACATCTTCTAAATGTGCAAAAGCTAACAGAGGAATTCTTACTAAGCCTTTTTGAAGAGAGAACATATAATTTATCTGTAGACTATATTAGTAATGTTGTACAATACAGCGTATTACACGACATTGGAAAATCGAGTATACCAGAATCGATACTGTATAAAACCGGTTCACTAACAATCTATGAAAAGAGAATTATGGAGATGCATCCTCTTATTGGTGTAGATGTATTGGATAAACTATCCCATGAAATGAACAATAAACTTTTTCAGGATATAGAAATAGCCCAAAATATTATTAAATTTCATCATGAGAATTGGGATGGAACAGGATATCCAATGGGATTAAAAGGAGAAGAAATTCCTTTTGAAGCAAGAGTTATATCAATAGTAGATGTATACGACGCTTTAGTTAGTAATAGAGCTTATAAAGAAGCTTGGACAAAAGAAGAGGCCCTTGCTTATTTAAATGAACAGAAGGGCATTAAGTTTGACCCTAATTTAGTAGAAGTGTTTGTAGAAAAAGTAATAGGCAAGAATAGTATTTTATTAAAATAA